In Gordonia phthalatica, one genomic interval encodes:
- a CDS encoding D-alanine--D-alanine ligase family protein produces MSTPLIRLVVLYGGVSAEHDVSRVSAAHVLAAADRSKYRLIPVGIDKRGVWHRNDALAEDLAAGAELPNSLEIDGPVVDPHAVLRGSADDLTVVFPLLHGPHGEDGTVQGMLELFKLPYVGCGVLSSSLCMDKAMAKEVAARAGIPQCKWLTFRDGITDARQILTDVTEQLGFPAFVKPANMGSSVGVSRVESIEELDSAINLALRYDDVIVIEEGVDGREVEVAVLGNTAPDASLPGEVKPGSDFYDYEDKYVTGSAELMIPAPLSDEAIASVREHAVDAFVALRCAGMARVDFFYEEGGRGWLLNEVNTIPGFTPASMYPKMWEATGIAYSDLIDRLVTLALEVHRRRSSFSTEH; encoded by the coding sequence ATGAGCACCCCCCTCATCCGGCTCGTTGTCCTCTACGGCGGCGTATCCGCCGAACACGATGTCTCCCGCGTGAGCGCCGCACATGTGCTGGCCGCCGCGGATCGTTCCAAGTACCGCCTGATTCCCGTGGGCATCGACAAGCGCGGCGTGTGGCATCGCAACGACGCGTTGGCCGAGGACCTCGCCGCGGGCGCCGAGCTCCCGAACAGCCTCGAGATCGACGGCCCGGTCGTCGACCCGCATGCCGTTCTGCGCGGCTCCGCCGACGACCTGACCGTCGTCTTCCCGCTCCTGCACGGACCGCACGGTGAGGACGGCACCGTCCAGGGCATGCTCGAGCTGTTCAAGCTCCCGTACGTCGGTTGCGGCGTGCTGTCGTCGTCGCTGTGCATGGACAAGGCCATGGCCAAGGAGGTCGCCGCCCGCGCAGGCATCCCGCAGTGCAAGTGGCTCACGTTCCGCGACGGAATCACCGACGCCCGCCAGATCCTCACCGACGTCACCGAGCAGTTGGGCTTCCCCGCCTTCGTCAAGCCCGCGAACATGGGTTCGTCGGTCGGCGTGAGTCGCGTCGAGAGCATCGAAGAGCTCGACTCCGCCATCAACCTGGCACTGCGGTACGACGACGTCATCGTCATCGAGGAGGGCGTCGACGGCCGCGAGGTGGAGGTGGCCGTCCTCGGCAACACCGCCCCCGACGCGTCGCTCCCCGGCGAGGTGAAGCCCGGCAGCGACTTCTACGACTACGAGGACAAGTACGTCACCGGCTCCGCCGAGTTGATGATCCCCGCGCCCCTGTCCGACGAGGCGATCGCCTCCGTCCGCGAGCACGCCGTCGACGCCTTCGTCGCCCTCCGCTGTGCGGGCATGGCGCGCGTCGACTTCTTCTACGAGGAGGGCGGCCGCGGCTGGCTCCTCAACGAGGTCAACACGATTCCCGGCTTCACCCCCGCGTCGATGTACCCGAAGATGTGGGAGGCCACCGGCATCGCCTACTCCGACCTCATCGACCGCCTCGTGACCCTCGCGCTGGAGGTCCACCGTCGGCGGAGTTCGTTCTCGACGGAGCACTGA
- a CDS encoding UDP-N-acetylmuramoyl-tripeptide--D-alanyl-D-alanine ligase: MRLLASQIAAATGGTLHGPDVTVDSASIDSRTARPGQLFVPIVAARDGHDFIPSAVAAGAPVYLTDRTPDPAVAATAVQVADTAEALADIGRHVRAGLPGSVVGVTGSVGKTSTKDLLAGVLATTFRTAASEKSFNNELGLPLTLLGAPDDTEAVVLEMGARGVGHIAQLCSIASPNVGVLTRVEAVHLEMFGSFENIAKAKGELVESLPADGLAVLNADHPIVAAMAPRTTARVLTYGIAEGADVRATDIVLDDELRASFTLHTPWGTTAVRLGARGEHQVGNALAAAAAGGGVGVPIEKIAEGLLGADLSGLRMEMSTTAAGATIINDSYNANPTSMGAGLSALARIDARRRFAVLGTMAELGADSDAAHRGVAEQAAALGVTVIAVDEPAYGDGVTHVSGIDAAVAALGELGEGDAVLIKGSRVAALERVADALS, from the coding sequence GTGCGTCTCCTTGCCAGCCAGATAGCCGCCGCGACAGGCGGAACCCTCCACGGACCGGATGTCACGGTCGATTCCGCGAGCATCGACTCGCGAACCGCCCGACCCGGACAGCTGTTCGTGCCGATCGTCGCCGCGCGCGACGGCCACGACTTCATCCCGTCGGCCGTGGCTGCCGGAGCCCCCGTCTACCTCACCGACCGGACGCCCGATCCCGCCGTCGCGGCCACCGCGGTGCAGGTCGCGGACACCGCCGAAGCACTCGCCGATATCGGTCGGCACGTGCGTGCAGGGCTGCCCGGCAGCGTTGTGGGCGTCACCGGATCGGTCGGCAAGACCTCCACCAAGGACCTCCTCGCCGGCGTCCTCGCGACCACGTTCCGCACCGCGGCCAGCGAGAAGTCGTTCAACAACGAGCTCGGTCTGCCGCTGACCCTGCTCGGCGCGCCCGACGACACCGAGGCCGTCGTCCTGGAGATGGGGGCGCGCGGTGTCGGCCACATCGCGCAGCTGTGCTCCATCGCGTCGCCGAACGTCGGTGTCCTGACCCGCGTCGAAGCAGTGCACCTGGAGATGTTCGGCAGCTTCGAGAACATCGCGAAGGCGAAGGGCGAGCTCGTCGAATCACTGCCGGCCGACGGCCTCGCCGTGTTGAACGCCGACCACCCGATCGTCGCCGCCATGGCGCCGCGCACCACCGCGCGGGTCCTGACCTACGGCATCGCCGAGGGCGCCGACGTGCGGGCGACCGACATCGTGCTCGACGACGAGCTCCGCGCGAGCTTCACCCTGCACACCCCGTGGGGCACGACCGCCGTGCGGCTCGGCGCCCGCGGCGAGCACCAGGTGGGTAATGCGCTGGCCGCGGCCGCGGCCGGTGGCGGCGTCGGCGTGCCGATCGAGAAGATCGCCGAAGGGCTGCTCGGCGCCGACCTGTCCGGGCTGCGCATGGAGATGAGCACCACGGCGGCGGGCGCGACGATCATCAACGACTCGTACAACGCCAACCCGACGTCGATGGGCGCGGGCCTGTCGGCGCTCGCCCGGATCGACGCGCGCCGCCGGTTCGCGGTGCTCGGCACCATGGCCGAACTCGGGGCCGACAGTGACGCCGCGCATCGCGGGGTCGCGGAGCAGGCTGCGGCGCTGGGCGTCACCGTGATCGCGGTCGACGAGCCCGCCTACGGAGACGGCGTGACGCATGTCTCCGGGATCGACGCCGCCGTCGCCGCGCTCGGTGAGCTCGGCGAGGGCGACGCGGTCCTGATCAAGGGCAGCCGCGTCGCCGCTCTGGAACGGGTCGCCGACGCGCTGAGCTGA
- the tgt gene encoding tRNA guanosine(34) transglycosylase Tgt: MAAVTSSLFTPRATLDGTAGRTGTISTPHGEIQTPAFVPVGTKATVKTVLPESVAALGAQAVLANAYHLYLQPGPEIVDEAGGLGRFMNWPGPTYTDSGGFQVMSLGVGFKKVISMEAVGPEDDHKVAEGKERLANVDDDGVTFKSHLDGSKHRFTPEVSMQIQHQLGADIIFAFDELTTLMNTRGYQESSLERTRQWAIRCLAEHNRLSQERAHRPQQALWGVIQGAQYEDLRRKATRDLVELSRIDRENGGKGFGGYGIGGALEKSNLGTIVGWVTDELPDDAPRHLLGISEPDDIFTAIENGADTFDCVSPTRVARNGAIYSFDGRYNITNRKYRNDFRPLDEELDNYSTQYTRAYLHHLFKAKEGLASTLATLHNLSFTVTLVDRARKAIEDGNYFDYRDDFLARYYAGSR; this comes from the coding sequence ATGGCGGCCGTGACTTCCAGCCTCTTCACGCCGCGCGCGACCCTCGATGGAACGGCCGGTCGTACCGGAACCATCAGCACCCCGCACGGTGAGATCCAGACGCCCGCATTCGTTCCCGTCGGCACCAAGGCGACGGTGAAGACGGTGCTGCCGGAATCGGTCGCGGCGCTCGGAGCGCAGGCCGTTCTGGCCAATGCCTACCACCTGTACCTGCAGCCCGGCCCGGAGATCGTCGACGAGGCCGGCGGGCTGGGGCGGTTCATGAACTGGCCCGGCCCCACGTACACCGACAGCGGCGGCTTCCAGGTGATGTCGCTCGGCGTCGGCTTCAAGAAGGTCATCTCGATGGAGGCCGTCGGCCCGGAGGACGACCACAAGGTGGCCGAGGGCAAGGAACGGCTCGCCAACGTCGACGACGACGGCGTCACCTTCAAATCGCACCTCGACGGTTCCAAGCACCGGTTCACGCCGGAGGTGTCGATGCAGATCCAGCACCAGTTGGGCGCCGACATCATCTTCGCGTTCGACGAGCTCACCACGCTGATGAACACCCGTGGCTACCAGGAGTCGTCGCTGGAACGAACCCGCCAGTGGGCCATCCGCTGCCTCGCCGAACACAACCGGCTGTCGCAGGAGCGGGCGCATCGTCCGCAGCAGGCGCTGTGGGGCGTCATCCAGGGCGCGCAGTACGAGGACCTGCGCCGCAAGGCCACTCGCGACCTCGTCGAACTGAGCCGCATCGACCGCGAGAACGGCGGCAAGGGCTTCGGCGGCTACGGCATCGGGGGTGCGCTGGAGAAGTCGAACCTCGGCACCATCGTCGGGTGGGTCACCGACGAACTGCCCGACGACGCGCCCCGCCACCTGCTCGGCATCAGCGAACCCGACGACATCTTCACCGCTATCGAGAACGGCGCCGACACCTTCGACTGCGTGTCGCCGACCCGGGTGGCGCGCAACGGCGCCATCTACTCCTTCGACGGCCGCTACAACATCACCAACCGCAAGTACCGCAACGACTTCCGGCCCCTCGACGAGGAGCTCGACAACTATTCGACGCAGTACACACGGGCTTACCTCCACCACCTGTTCAAGGCGAAGGAGGGCCTCGCATCCACGCTCGCGACCCTGCACAACCTGTCGTTCACCGTGACCCTCGTCGACCGCGCCCGCAAGGCGATCGAGGACGGCAACTACTTCGATTACCGCGACGACTTCCTGGCCCGGTATTACGCGGGGAGCCGATAG
- a CDS encoding AAA family ATPase: MLVAPTAVVLATTSGDLELARHQAENWRSAEIAVAERDLTDLALADLATTADLAGDHSFARAVSAVRAARSGDFAPVPHIDAAVEILRTFLQRDMIDGWLYVRESDGYLHPYLVTGIVMEHADRTRSARIKITAEADNPTVKRPSRAPRILYFDETEVVGKTPADILTAGGAYKETAALRAEYQARRAAFQTVIDDGFGKQFLYTGRALRTDDYRSPNARSGRKMVHDVAPDEIAPLRGVAASPLWPADEFGPVPVITAVRVFDLAAQDFLDVNTGDLEPYRYDRDLQNKLVLPPEHGELLDILTTDISVFTGDIIDGKSAGNVILAKGRPGVGKTLTAEVYAEVIGRPLYSIHSGSLGITPELVRKNLEIIFDRAKRWEAVLLLDEADVFVAERGFDLGQNAIVAEFLRTLEYYDGLLFLTTNRVHGVDEAILARCAAVIEYHVPDGDSARRIWQILADGNGVDLSESLLDELVAGFPEITPRDIKMLLRLALRMAAHRGVELSTEVFAGSARFRGLRFVPPNER; the protein is encoded by the coding sequence ATGCTGGTGGCACCGACGGCCGTCGTTCTGGCCACGACCTCCGGCGACCTGGAGCTCGCGCGGCATCAGGCGGAGAACTGGCGGTCGGCCGAGATCGCCGTCGCCGAACGAGATCTCACCGATCTCGCGCTCGCCGACCTCGCGACCACCGCCGACCTGGCGGGCGACCACAGCTTCGCGCGCGCCGTGTCCGCGGTCCGCGCGGCGCGCAGCGGCGACTTCGCTCCCGTCCCGCACATCGACGCCGCCGTCGAGATCCTGCGAACCTTCCTGCAGCGGGACATGATCGACGGCTGGCTCTACGTCCGCGAGTCCGACGGCTACCTGCACCCATACCTGGTGACCGGCATCGTGATGGAGCACGCCGATCGCACGCGCAGCGCCCGCATCAAGATCACCGCCGAGGCCGACAATCCGACCGTCAAACGGCCGTCCCGCGCGCCCCGCATCCTGTACTTCGACGAGACCGAAGTGGTCGGCAAGACGCCCGCCGACATCCTCACCGCGGGCGGCGCCTACAAGGAGACCGCGGCTCTTCGTGCCGAGTACCAGGCACGGAGAGCCGCCTTCCAGACCGTCATCGACGACGGTTTCGGGAAGCAGTTCCTGTACACCGGACGCGCGCTGCGCACCGACGACTACCGCTCGCCCAACGCGCGGAGCGGTCGGAAGATGGTGCACGATGTCGCCCCCGACGAGATCGCCCCGCTGCGCGGTGTCGCGGCGTCGCCGCTGTGGCCCGCCGACGAGTTCGGCCCCGTCCCGGTGATCACCGCCGTCCGCGTCTTCGACCTCGCCGCGCAGGACTTCCTCGACGTCAACACCGGCGACCTGGAGCCCTACCGCTACGACCGCGACCTCCAGAACAAGTTGGTGCTGCCGCCCGAGCACGGCGAACTCCTCGACATCCTCACCACCGACATCTCCGTCTTCACCGGCGACATCATCGACGGCAAGTCGGCGGGCAACGTCATCCTCGCGAAGGGTCGGCCGGGCGTTGGCAAGACGCTGACCGCCGAGGTGTACGCCGAGGTCATCGGACGCCCGCTCTACTCGATCCACTCCGGATCCCTCGGCATCACACCCGAACTGGTCCGCAAGAATCTGGAGATCATCTTCGACCGCGCCAAGCGCTGGGAGGCAGTCCTGCTGCTCGACGAGGCCGACGTCTTCGTCGCCGAACGCGGCTTCGACCTCGGTCAGAACGCGATCGTCGCCGAGTTCCTCCGCACCCTCGAGTACTACGACGGCCTGCTGTTCCTGACCACGAACCGGGTCCACGGCGTCGACGAGGCCATCCTCGCGCGCTGCGCCGCGGTCATCGAGTACCACGTCCCCGACGGCGACTCCGCCCGCCGGATCTGGCAGATCCTGGCCGACGGCAACGGCGTCGACCTGAGCGAGAGCCTCCTCGACGAACTCGTCGCCGGCTTCCCGGAGATCACCCCGCGCGACATCAAGATGCTGCTCCGTCTGGCGCTGCGCATGGCGGCCCACCGCGGCGTCGAACTCAGCACCGAGGTGTTCGCGGGCAGCGCCCGCTTCCGCGGCCTCCGCTTCGTTCCGCCGAACGAACGATAG
- the catA gene encoding catechol 1,2-dioxygenase, with the protein MTETSFTSEVTAKAADSGANASAQFRERMAAAAGRSGVVDTARVDLLASKVIKSINDIVLDEKVSYEEYNALKAWLIKVGEDGEWPLFLDVWLEHSVEEVASEHREGSKGTIEGPYYIPNAPELPWNGTIPMRDDEPGTPLVFQGQVRAVDGRPLGGAQLELWHADDLGFYSQFAPGLPEWNLRGTWIADDEGRFEIHTLRPAPYQIPTEGACGQLIAAAGWHAWRPAHLHFKVSAPGHELITTQLYFPGDPHNGDDIASAVKPELMLDPQDNPNAEGFVTDYDFVLDPEK; encoded by the coding sequence ATGACCGAGACCAGCTTCACTTCAGAGGTCACCGCCAAGGCCGCCGACTCCGGCGCCAACGCCTCGGCTCAGTTCCGCGAGCGCATGGCCGCCGCGGCCGGTCGTTCCGGCGTCGTCGACACCGCGCGCGTCGACCTGCTCGCGTCCAAGGTCATCAAGTCGATCAACGACATCGTGCTCGACGAGAAGGTCAGCTACGAGGAGTACAACGCGCTCAAGGCGTGGCTGATCAAGGTCGGTGAGGACGGCGAATGGCCGCTGTTCCTCGACGTGTGGCTCGAGCACTCCGTCGAAGAGGTCGCCAGCGAGCACCGCGAGGGCAGCAAGGGCACCATCGAGGGCCCGTACTACATCCCGAACGCCCCGGAACTCCCGTGGAACGGCACCATCCCGATGCGCGACGACGAGCCCGGCACGCCGCTGGTCTTCCAGGGCCAGGTCCGTGCCGTCGACGGCCGTCCGCTCGGCGGAGCCCAGCTGGAGCTGTGGCACGCCGACGACCTCGGCTTCTACTCGCAGTTCGCCCCCGGCCTGCCCGAGTGGAACCTCCGCGGCACCTGGATCGCCGACGACGAGGGCCGCTTCGAGATCCACACCCTGCGTCCCGCGCCTTACCAGATCCCGACCGAGGGCGCGTGCGGCCAGCTGATCGCCGCCGCCGGCTGGCACGCCTGGCGTCCGGCGCACCTGCACTTCAAGGTGTCGGCGCCGGGCCACGAGCTCATCACCACCCAGCTGTACTTCCCGGGCGACCCGCACAACGGCGACGACATCGCCTCCGCCGTGAAGCCCGAGCTGATGCTCGATCCGCAGGACAACCCGAACGCCGAAGGCTTCGTCACCGACTACGACTTCGTCCTCGACCCCGAGAAGTAG
- a CDS encoding mandelate racemase/muconate lactonizing enzyme family protein: MSDLEITAVEAIPYSIPYRKPLRFASGEVSHAEHVLIRVHTRGGLVGTADAPPRPFTYGETQAGVIAVIESIFAPQIVGVDADRRDVMRKRLHRTVGNPVAKAAIDMAIWDVLGQAWSMPVHRLLGGFTDKLRVSHMLGFDTPEAMVAEANKMRDVYGISTFKVKVGRRPIDADVEVVRALRQTLGDKAELYMDGNRGWSPSEAARALEQLSDCGLTLAEELCPADDVLGRRWLVNHCSVPFIADESVTTPAEVTRELLGGSATAISIKTARSGFSGSEEILHLATGLGVEVVMGNQIDGQLGTACTVAFGAAHEATSGRAGELSNFLDMSDDLLTEPLEIIDGCLTAPTGPGIGVTVDPDKLAHYRTDN; the protein is encoded by the coding sequence ATGAGCGATCTCGAGATCACCGCCGTCGAGGCGATCCCGTACTCCATCCCGTACCGGAAGCCGCTGCGCTTCGCGTCGGGAGAGGTGTCGCACGCGGAGCACGTGTTGATCCGCGTCCACACCCGAGGCGGTCTCGTCGGCACGGCGGACGCGCCGCCGCGCCCGTTCACGTACGGCGAGACGCAGGCCGGGGTCATCGCGGTGATCGAGTCGATCTTCGCGCCACAGATCGTCGGCGTCGACGCCGACCGGCGCGACGTGATGCGCAAGCGGTTGCATCGGACCGTCGGCAACCCGGTCGCGAAGGCGGCGATCGACATGGCGATCTGGGACGTCCTCGGGCAGGCGTGGTCGATGCCGGTGCACCGCCTCCTCGGCGGCTTCACCGACAAGCTCCGCGTCAGCCACATGCTCGGCTTCGACACCCCCGAGGCGATGGTCGCCGAGGCGAACAAGATGCGTGACGTCTACGGGATCTCCACGTTCAAGGTGAAGGTCGGTCGTCGGCCGATCGACGCCGACGTCGAGGTGGTCCGCGCCCTGCGGCAGACGCTCGGCGACAAGGCCGAGCTGTACATGGACGGCAACCGCGGCTGGTCGCCGTCGGAGGCCGCCCGAGCCCTCGAGCAGCTGTCGGACTGCGGCCTCACGCTGGCCGAGGAGCTGTGTCCGGCCGACGACGTCCTCGGGCGCCGCTGGCTGGTGAACCACTGCTCGGTCCCGTTCATCGCCGACGAGTCGGTGACGACGCCGGCCGAGGTGACGCGCGAACTGCTCGGCGGGTCGGCCACCGCGATCTCCATCAAGACCGCGCGCTCCGGCTTCAGCGGTTCCGAGGAGATCCTGCATCTCGCCACCGGATTGGGCGTCGAGGTGGTGATGGGCAACCAGATCGACGGTCAGCTCGGCACCGCGTGCACCGTCGCGTTCGGCGCGGCGCACGAGGCCACCAGCGGTCGGGCGGGGGAGCTCTCCAACTTCCTCGACATGTCCGACGACCTGCTCACCGAACCGCTCGAGATCATCGACGGGTGCCTCACCGCGCCCACCGGCCCCGGCATCGGCGTCACCGTCGACCCGGACAAGCTCGCCCACTACCGCACCGACAACTGA
- a CDS encoding muconolactone Delta-isomerase family protein, with the protein MDVAIPDGIDPDVLAETIATEKAYSQELQRGGEWAHIWRCVGEYSNISIFDVADNDRLHEILWGLPLFKWMTCEVTALATHPSDIALLAPSAG; encoded by the coding sequence ATGGACGTCGCGATTCCCGACGGGATCGACCCTGACGTCCTCGCCGAGACCATCGCGACGGAGAAGGCCTACAGTCAGGAACTCCAGCGCGGCGGCGAGTGGGCGCACATCTGGCGCTGCGTCGGCGAGTACTCGAACATCTCGATCTTCGACGTCGCCGACAACGACCGCCTCCACGAGATCCTCTGGGGCCTGCCGCTGTTCAAGTGGATGACCTGCGAGGTCACCGCCCTCGCGACGCATCCGTCGGACATCGCGCTGCTGGCCCCTTCCGCTGGTTGA
- the gluQRS gene encoding tRNA glutamyl-Q(34) synthetase GluQRS, translating into MSSPNAVSGRFAPSPSGDLHIGNLRTAVLAWLFARSTGRGFAMRMEDLDRAKPGADLRQLDDLRALGLSWDEPVIYQSDRRDVYRAVIDEMVDAGTTFECFCTRREILEAPSAPHAPQGAYPGTCRDLTEAQRAERRAERPAAIRLRARASSFTVHDVLHGDVSGDVDDFVLVRNDGTPAYNLVVVVDDAASGIDQVVRGDDLLTSAPRQAYLATLLGHRPPEYAHVPMVLNRDGARLAKRDGAVTMADLAGQGVDAGGVLSMIATSLGMADAGEPVTMTDLLERFDPARLPTKPWVFEPRPADG; encoded by the coding sequence ATGTCCTCCCCGAACGCTGTCTCCGGCCGGTTCGCGCCGTCGCCGTCGGGTGACCTGCACATCGGGAATCTGCGGACCGCGGTCCTCGCCTGGCTCTTCGCCAGGTCGACGGGCCGCGGTTTCGCGATGCGGATGGAAGACCTCGACCGCGCGAAGCCGGGAGCCGACCTGCGCCAGCTCGACGACCTCCGCGCGCTCGGCCTGTCCTGGGACGAGCCGGTGATCTACCAGTCCGATCGGCGAGACGTGTACCGGGCGGTGATCGACGAGATGGTGGACGCCGGAACCACCTTCGAGTGCTTCTGCACCCGCCGCGAGATCCTCGAGGCGCCGAGCGCACCGCACGCCCCGCAGGGTGCCTATCCCGGAACCTGCCGGGATCTGACGGAGGCGCAGCGCGCGGAGCGGCGTGCCGAGCGACCTGCTGCGATCCGTCTGAGGGCCCGTGCCTCGTCGTTCACCGTGCACGACGTGCTGCACGGGGACGTGTCGGGCGACGTCGACGACTTCGTCCTGGTCCGCAACGACGGCACGCCCGCCTACAACCTCGTCGTGGTGGTCGACGACGCCGCATCCGGGATCGACCAGGTGGTCCGCGGCGACGATCTGCTGACGTCCGCGCCGCGCCAGGCCTATCTGGCGACGCTGCTCGGGCACCGCCCGCCCGAGTACGCGCACGTCCCGATGGTCCTGAACCGCGACGGCGCCCGACTCGCCAAGCGCGACGGCGCGGTCACGATGGCCGACCTCGCCGGTCAGGGCGTCGACGCCGGCGGCGTGCTGTCGATGATCGCGACGTCGCTCGGGATGGCGGACGCCGGCGAACCCGTCACGATGACGGATTTGCTGGAGCGTTTCGATCCGGCACGACTGCCGACGAAGCCGTGGGTGTTCGAGCCGCGGCCCGCTGACGGCTGA
- a CDS encoding MFS transporter, producing MTSDTSTKPKLPENPWPALWALVIGFFMVLVDTTIVSVANPAIKTALDPDTNNLDNVVWVTSAYLLTYAVPLLITGRMGDRFGPRTMYLIGITIFTLASLGCGLSNSLAMLVAFRAIQGLGAALVTPQTMAVITRTFPPHQRGAAMGLWGSVAGVAMLVGPLAGGLLVDHAGWEWIFIINVPVGVIGFAAAWKLVPALPTHPHRFDMVGVAMSTVAMFLIVFGLQEGEKYSWDATIWAMVIGGVAVMAIFLWQQSRTKSEPLVPLSLFRDRNFSISNAGIAVVGFAVTSMTLPMMFFIQVARGLTPTESALLLIPMAVLAGVLAPLAGKLLDRTDPRFLLVPGLGLYSATLFWYATMMNGDTPILMFLIPSALMGIANAGMWGPLATTATRNLPLRDAGAGAGIYNTTRQIGSVLGSAAIAAAMQSRLEANMPPGSADKAAVGTGHLPEFLVDPFSTAMSQSMLLPAAVMLIGVVAVAFMVRPDSTKPGYLPPVPKGADTTV from the coding sequence ATGACATCTGACACCTCCACGAAGCCGAAGCTCCCCGAGAATCCCTGGCCCGCGCTGTGGGCGCTGGTCATCGGCTTCTTCATGGTCCTCGTCGACACGACCATCGTGTCGGTCGCGAACCCGGCCATCAAGACCGCGCTCGACCCCGACACCAACAACCTCGACAACGTCGTCTGGGTCACCAGCGCCTACCTGCTGACGTACGCGGTGCCGCTGCTGATCACCGGCCGCATGGGCGACCGCTTCGGCCCGCGCACCATGTACCTGATCGGCATCACGATCTTCACGCTCGCCTCGCTGGGCTGCGGTCTCTCGAACTCGCTCGCCATGTTGGTCGCGTTCCGCGCGATCCAGGGCCTCGGCGCCGCACTCGTCACCCCGCAGACCATGGCGGTCATCACCCGCACCTTCCCGCCGCATCAGCGCGGTGCCGCGATGGGCCTGTGGGGTTCGGTGGCCGGCGTCGCCATGCTGGTCGGACCACTGGCCGGCGGCCTGCTGGTCGACCACGCCGGGTGGGAGTGGATCTTCATCATCAACGTGCCGGTCGGCGTCATCGGTTTCGCCGCCGCCTGGAAGCTGGTACCGGCGCTGCCGACCCACCCGCACCGCTTCGACATGGTCGGCGTCGCGATGAGCACCGTCGCGATGTTCCTCATCGTCTTCGGCCTGCAGGAGGGCGAGAAGTACAGCTGGGACGCCACGATCTGGGCGATGGTCATCGGCGGCGTCGCCGTGATGGCGATCTTCCTCTGGCAGCAGTCGCGCACCAAGAGTGAACCGCTGGTGCCGCTCAGCCTGTTCCGCGACCGGAACTTCTCGATCTCCAACGCGGGCATCGCGGTGGTCGGCTTCGCCGTCACCAGCATGACGCTGCCGATGATGTTCTTCATCCAGGTGGCGCGCGGCCTGACCCCCACCGAATCGGCCCTGCTGCTGATCCCGATGGCCGTCCTCGCCGGTGTGCTCGCACCCCTCGCCGGCAAGCTCCTCGACCGCACGGATCCGCGCTTCCTGCTGGTCCCCGGCCTGGGCCTCTACAGCGCGACGCTGTTCTGGTACGCGACGATGATGAACGGCGACACCCCGATCCTCATGTTCCTGATCCCGTCGGCGCTGATGGGCATCGCGAACGCCGGCATGTGGGGGCCGCTCGCGACGACGGCCACGCGCAACCTGCCACTGCGCGACGCGGGGGCCGGCGCAGGCATCTACAACACCACCCGGCAGATCGGCTCGGTCCTCGGCTCGGCCGCCATCGCCGCCGCCATGCAGTCGCGGTTGGAGGCCAACATGCCCCCGGGCAGCGCCGACAAGGCCGCCGTCGGCACCGGGCATCTGCCGGAGTTCCTGGTGGATCCGTTCTCGACGGCCATGTCGCAGTCGATGCTCCTCCCCGCCGCCGTGATGCTGATCGGCGTGGTCGCCGTCGCGTTCATGGTCCGCCCGGACAGCACCAAGCCCGGCTACCTCCCGCCGGTCCCGAAGGGCGCCGACACTACCGTGTAG
- a CDS encoding PadR family transcriptional regulator: MPTTSPRLTPLAVMVLALLREDDMHPYEMVRVLKRRRDDRMVSITNGTLYHTVGRLHEQQLVVEVGVDREGNRPERTTYSLTEAGRGAVVDWVRTQLPQNTHPDRFRVALAEAHNLDRTEVISLLTQRRDALTADLDTHLAGLGSAADRGVPDQFLVEVDRQRHLIQTDLAWTENLLTRLADPAFAWGVTEDTPPDPLGLHS; this comes from the coding sequence ATGCCGACCACTTCGCCTCGCCTCACGCCGCTGGCCGTGATGGTCCTGGCGCTGCTGCGCGAGGACGACATGCACCCGTACGAGATGGTGCGGGTCCTGAAACGGCGGCGCGACGACCGGATGGTGTCGATCACCAACGGCACGCTGTACCACACGGTCGGGCGCCTGCACGAGCAGCAACTCGTCGTCGAGGTGGGCGTCGACCGCGAGGGGAATCGACCGGAGCGCACCACCTACTCGCTGACCGAGGCGGGGCGCGGCGCCGTCGTCGACTGGGTGCGGACGCAACTCCCGCAGAACACCCATCCCGACCGGTTCCGCGTCGCCCTGGCCGAGGCGCACAACCTGGACCGCACGGAGGTGATCAGTCTGCTCACGCAGCGGCGCGACGCCCTGACCGCCGATCTCGACACTCATCTCGCCGGGCTCGGCAGCGCCGCCGACCGCGGCGTCCCCGACCAGTTCCTCGTCGAGGTCGACCGTCAGCGGCACCTCATTCAGACCGACCTGGCGTGGACGGAGAACCTCCTCACCCGTCTCGCCGATCCCGCATTCGCCTGGGGCGTCACCGAAGACACGCCTCCCGACCCGTTGGGCCTGCACTCATGA